The Hydra vulgaris chromosome 11, alternate assembly HydraT2T_AEP genome contains a region encoding:
- the LOC136087106 gene encoding uncharacterized protein LOC136087106: MGLVSIIIEKLPEELNLIINCKLNEDGFWEIKDVFNILKSEFRAREHIYSSSSYTLPFTASTFHSSTFHSSTFHSSTFHSSTFHSSTFHSSNNPNSKYDKKAYIYKRNDAYSPVCLFCDNNHKSHQCKLVTNITTRKKILSDKKCCFRFLSNKHFSNKCSSKFKCFKCNRFHHVSICDSDNRDEHNNNKDGELTSVASTSYLSASNSVLQLNETLSYVTPKTSAKLNLKRVDSKEINIKTFGHGSISEVLDRVRVSIKSIDGYFISVECFVKDICSPLSANFYWKFMENSIIMGVTGPVATKSKLGHLISGPMIVNRDQIDNSTVLSSHVLKIASDFNREQILIKNDLNLLWDDSKISESHKIVYENLQKNIKFNDAMYEVKLSFKIDHPLIGDNYNLCKSRFLALEKKLPSNRDLFASYNNIIKDQLSKGIIEKVSNFESNIGDVHYLPHRPVIREDKLTSKVCIVFDASACTSGPSLNDCLFSGPSLATSLHSILLRFRAKRIALIADIEKAFLNITLAEKHRDFVRFIWYKDLFDLDNNLKNSDLSVYRLCQVLFGVTSSPFLLSATLVNHAKHYAANDFDFSKKLIQSLHVDDLNASFDSVSKGISFYNKAKSCLREASFYLRKFESKSTELNSLFKEDDQTSSDITKVPGLKWDKIEDNFIFPCQDLSYFLDNKPTKRSFLRFIASFYDPLGLVNPIIVNNVNKKYEAFVQKRLEKICSLYDINFWSYIESERNSAVFIFRGCKFSTFQNNDLWFKGPSFLFNDLILRPSFDLSKRGDSL; this comes from the exons ATGGGTCTTGTCtcaataataattgaaaagcTTCCAGAGGAGctcaatttaattataaattgcaAACTAAATGAAGATGGATTCTGGGAAATTAAAGATgtgttcaatattttaaaatctgagTTTAGAGCGCGAGAACACATTTATTCTTCTAGCTCATATACTTTACCTTTCACTGCCAGTACGTTTCATTCGAGTACGTTTCATTCGAGTACGTTTCATTCGAGTACGTTTCATTCGAGTACGTTTCATTCGAGTACTTTTCATTCGAGTAATAATCCGAATAGTAAATACGATAAGAAAGCTTATATTTATAAGAGAAATGACGCTTATTCAcctgtttgtttattttgcgATAATAACCATAAATCGCATCAGTGTAAATTAGTAACTAACATTACGactagaaaaaagattttaagtgataaaaaatgttgttttcgaTTTCTTAGtaataaacattttagcaataagtgttcatcaaaatttaaatgttttaaatgcaatCGTTTTCATCATGTATCTATTTGTGACAGTGACAATAGAGATgaacataataataacaaagaCGGCGAGTTGACTTCAGTAGCGAGTACATCGTATCTTTCTGCTTCGAATTCTGTTCTTCAACTTAATGAAACC CTAAGCTACGTAACTCCTAAGACTAGTGccaaacttaatttaaaacgTGTTGATAGTAAAGAAATTAACATCAAAACATTTGGGCACGGTAGCATTTCTGAGGTCTTAGATAGAGTAAGAGTTTCTATTAAAAGTATTGATGGTTATTTTATAAGTGTTGAATGTTTTGTAAAGGATATATGTTCCCCTTTAA GTGCAAATTTTTATTGGAAATTTATGGAAAATTCAATTATAATGGGAGTTACCGGTCCCGTAGCGACTAAATCTAAATTAGGACATTTAATAAGCGGTCCCATGATTGTTAATAGGGATCAAATTGATAATTCAACAGTTTTATCTTCTCACGTTTTAAAGATTGCGTCTGATTTCAACAgggaacaaattttaattaaaaatgacttaaatttATTATGGGATGATTCCAAAATTAGTGAGAGTCATAAGATTGTTTATGAAAACCTTcagaaaaatattaagtttaatgatGCAATGTATGAagtaaaattatcttttaaaatagatcaTCCGTTGATAGGCGACAATTATAATTTATGCAAGTCTAGGTTTTtagcattagaaaaaaaacttccaAGCAATAGAGATTTATTTGCAtcttacaataatattattaaggaTCAATTATCTAAGGGCATTATCGAGAAAGTCTctaattttgaatcaaatattGGTGACGTTCACTATTTACCTCACCGTCCTGTAATACGTGAAGATAAACTAACTTCAAAAGTTTGCATAGTTTTTGATGCAAGTGCTTGCACATCTGGTCCTTCGTTAAATGATTGTCTATTTTCAGGACCATCACTTGCAACTTCATTACATAGTATACTTTTACGTTTTCGTGCAAAGCGAATCGCTTTGATTGCCGATATTGagaaagcatttttaaacattacatTAGCTGAAAAGCATCGTGACTTTGTAAGATTTATATGGTATAAAGACTTATTTGATTtagacaataatttaaaaaattctgatttaAGTGTTTATCGATTGTGTCAAGTTTTGTTTGGCGTAACCTCTTCTCCTTTCTTATTATCTGCGACCTTAGTTAATCACGCTAAACATTATGCTGCGAACGATTTTGATTTTAGCAAAAAGTTAATTCAATCGTTACATGTCGATGATTTAAATGCAAGTTTCGATTCTGTATCCAAAggaatttcattttataataaagcaaAATCGTGTTTAAGAGAAGCAAGTTTTTATCTTAGAAAATTTGAGTCAAAATCAACGGAGCTTAATAGTTTATTCAAAGAGGACGATCAAACCTCAAGTGACATAACCAAAGTTCCTGGTTTAAAATGGGATAAAATTGAAGATAACTTTATTTTTCCTTGTCAGGATTTATCATATTTTCTGGACAATAAACCTACTAAACGAAGTTTTCTTAGATTCATTGCAAGTTTTTATGATCCTTTGGGATTAGTGAATCCTATTATT GtaaacaatgtaaataaaaaatatgaagcaTTTGTTCAGAAACgcttagaaaaaatttgttctttgtatgatattaatttttggaGTTATATTGAAAGTGAAAGAAATTCCGCAGTTTTTATATTTCGTGGTTGTAAATTTAGTACCTTTCAAAATAATGACCTTTGGTTTAAAGGTCCAAGTTTTctattcaatgatttaattttacGGCCTTCATTTGATTTAAGCAAGCGAGGAGATTCTCTCTAA